ctttgttttttttttaaccacTCCTGAATATCCCGTTAGTTTGTGTTACTAATAAAAATGCACGGAAAGGAAAATATACTACTCGTACTCCACTTAGTAATTAAATGGAAGTTATCACCCACTTTAACTCTTACTTTGATTTCCTTTCACGTACAGTGAGAATTTGCATTGCCCAAAGGCCAAACCGAAAAATTGTACAGCTTGAAATAAAGCATCTAAAACTTCAAAAGCAGAATTCCAATTACAAACAAGAAGGTGAAAACCGTACTGGTACCATTCTTCATAATTGTTGCAGACCCTCCAGTTATATTTTCGCTCTGTCCACTCATAATACTTGCAGAAGTAACCAAATCTAGAGTAGCTTTCGATTTCAAATTATCGGGATCCAACTTATGTCCGACTGGAATTCCATCTTTTACCGCCGTCCCCACTTGCCACACATGGTTCTCCTTCACTGTCTTTTCGGGCAACGCCAATGTGGCAAAGATCTTCATAACCCCGTTCGAGGACTCTGCTTTGGAGTCCAAAACATGGTACGAAATCTTGGACTCGGTAATGTAATTGTTAGAAGTAAGGTTATAGGTCTTGACGAACAGGAAGCCGTTTGGAGCTTGGAATGCTCTAAGGGATTGGGTACCTATCATATCTAACTTTGTCGGGTTGATACCCCAAGCGATCCACCCATCCGGCGAGGCTGGAGACGCGATGTACGCGATGGAGAGGGTGGATTTGGTGGTGTCATAGGTCCAGTGGAGGGAGGCTTTGAGGGAAGGAAGGTCCGCACAGTTGATGAAGTGGGCATTGTTGCTAGAGGAGCACGTGAGAGATATGGAAGGTGTGACAAAGAGAGTTACAACAATTAGGAAGGTGAGAAAGAGATGAAAATGAGAAGCCATTTTCGATCGATCAAATTAATGTGGAGGTGCAGAGTGTGGCAAAACTTTTGACTATTGTAGGGAAAAGAAGTCTAGAGATCGATGATGAAGTGAAACAAAGGAGATTGGAATTTTGTGTGGGGTGAAATTCCGAGATCTACAAAGGATCACCAAAAGCGAAGGCAACTCTGTGGTCCCTACCAATATGGGCACAAGGCGGATCTACATAGAGCCGAGAGGGCAGAACCCCCTTTAtcgaaaaattacattgtatCTATAGGGTTAAATTTATGTTTTCTGTGTATATATTAAATGTTGAATCCCTTTAACACAAACCAAAAACTTAGCTCAGTGGTAAGGGGGTTCAAATTTTTGTAAAGCATGCACGTTGCCTTGCTCACAACATTTTCtcgtttctttaatttttttaatcttcTGGCAAAATCATTCCTCCGCCATTGCATGGGTGAACGCAACATAGTAGTACCGGTTCATTTGAAACTAGTATTTCATTGCGCACATAAAATTTATAGGTAAAAGTCtattaaaattacaataaatagtagtAGTAGCAGCAGCAACAGCAGTAGTAGATATGAAATCATAACTTTAAAAGTGCAATGAGTTTAATGCGAAGAACCTTAAATATTGAACCCATAGAGTTTAAATCTTGGATCCGCTTTTGCCTAAAAATGTTGAGGTGCAAAAGGATGGATAGCGAACATGATTAGATACCCTGATAGTCCATTTCGTAAACGATGAGTGTTCGCCCTTGGTCTATGCGGATCAAGCAATAGCAATAAGCCCAGTTTGATGAAGAGCCTCTTATACGGAACGACGCGAAATAATACCTGTGGGTGGGAGATTCACTAATCGAAATTCAAAAGTTGAAATTTCACCAAAAAGAAGAGATCAAGGAGTGGGAGCTAGACGACTACTTGCAAGAGAGTGACCAGCTGATCTAAATTTGCTATAGTTAAACTAGAACGACAATAaaattagggaaaagggtcaaaaataccctctCTACATTGGAAAAggagctaaaaatatcctccaaacttattttgggtaaaaaataccTCTCCCAtccttaaaattttcaaatatacccttataacgaaaattatcccccaaaataacccgaaatcattttttaaacctgctccatcatttaaaccGGACCTAACTAATAATAAtccataagatccccttattcccccaatacacaggtttgaagtttgagggaattgggAGAATAAagggatcttatgggttattatttagttgctTTCGATTTCAATGATGGAGCgggttaaaaaaataattttgagttattttgggggataatttccgtcaagataagggtatatttgaaaactttaaggattgGAGGGGTACTTTTGACTCAAAATAAATTCGGAGAATATTTTTAGCACTTTTTCCAaaatagaggggtatttttgacccttttcccttaattaAGTAATTAAAAAGTATATATTCTCCAACGGTTTAAGTTTATATGCGGTGGTCAC
The sequence above is a segment of the Lycium barbarum isolate Lr01 chromosome 6, ASM1917538v2, whole genome shotgun sequence genome. Coding sequences within it:
- the LOC132599788 gene encoding cytochrome b561 and DOMON domain-containing protein At3g25290-like, which gives rise to MASHFHLFLTFLIVVTLFVTPSISLTCSSSNNAHFINCADLPSLKASLHWTYDTTKSTLSIAYIASPASPDGWIAWGINPTKLDMIGTQSLRAFQAPNGFLFVKTYNLTSNNYITESKISYHVLDSKAESSNGVMKIFATLALPEKTVKENHVWQVGTAVKDGIPVGHKLDPDNLKSKATLDLVTSASIMSGQSENITGGSATIMKNGTSTVFTFLFVIGILLLKF